The following are encoded together in the Bradysia coprophila strain Holo2 unplaced genomic scaffold, BU_Bcop_v1 contig_94, whole genome shotgun sequence genome:
- the LOC119085551 gene encoding uncharacterized protein LOC119085551, with product MCKAVHIFVIATLVMMIQSGLALKCFNCDTDTNEGCAGGVTNLVAEECDFIKQKEMESQYLNPHRNFLQQISDVNFHGSNESIRMVCQKLVGTDANHKRSVVRRCQLANVGCDYAHQRTTKSIYKDVKIETCTICDDNDACNSSPINPALGAIVAIAVVTVAAFGRLRL from the exons ATGTGTAAGGCAGTGCACATTTTCGTGATAGCCACCTTGGTGATGATGATTCAATCGG GTCTGGCTCTCAAATGCTTTAATTGTGACACTGACACGAATGAGGGATGTGCAGGTGGCGTGACGAATTTAGTAGCCGAG GAATGCgattttataaaacaaaaggaAATGGAATCTCAGTATCTCAACCCACACAGAAATTTCCTACAACAAATATCTGACGTTAATTTCCACGGAAGCAATGAATCAATCCGCATGGTATGCCAGAAATTAGTTGGCACCGACG CGAACCACAAACGATCCGTCGTACGGCGTTGTCAGTTAGCGAACGTTGGCTGTGACTATGCCCACCAAAGAACAACGAAATCGATTTACAAAGATGTGAAAATTGAGACGTGTACGATATGCGACGATAACGATGCTTGTAATAGTTCGCCGATTAATCCGGCCTTGGGTGCGATAGTTGCTATTGCGGTGGTGACGGTTGCCGCATTTGGACGTTTAAGATTgtga
- the LOC119085550 gene encoding uncharacterized protein LOC119085550: MCCEVMHSVIMEMQGGRAFFLVVFASQCYVSACAKNLIVIIPNTEICKVLDHTFVQSYTCRSKNVNRTLNLSSKEIIFKPGVTLTNYHAHVTLYRKFATVYRQFMVDVHYDSCAFRAGKKSTVTQVISFDGRLKYGNFWEPCPLSGRRYEHNVPMGKFAVDIFPSGEYRFDTRSYTIVNGEKKYLMLTQSYGEVKYTTIEHWKKK, encoded by the exons ATGTGTTGTGAAGTCATGCACAGTGTTATCATGGAAATGCAAGGTGGCAGAGCATTTTTCTTAGTAGTGTTTGCAAGTCAGTGCTACGTTTCGGCGTGTGCGAAA AATCTCATCGTAATCATCCCAAATACTGAGATATGCAAAGTGCTTGATCACACGTTCGTGCAAAGTTATACTTGCAGGTCGAAAAACGTCAACCGTACACTGAACCTTAGTtcaaaagaaatcatttttaaacCAGGCGTGACTCTGACAAACTACCAT GCGCACGTTACTTTGTACCGTAAATTTGCTACTGTCTACCGACAATTCATGGTCGACGTCCACTACGATTCGTGTGCTTTCCGTGCTGGCAAGAAATCGACTGTAACGCAAGTTATAAGCTTTGACGGACGACTCAAATACGGCAATTTTTGGGAACCTTGTCCTCTATCG GGAAGACGGTATGAACATAACGTGCCTATGGGTAAATTTGCGGTGGACATCTTTCCATCTGGGGAATACAGATTCGACACTAGAAGTTATACGATTGTGAACGGTGAAAAGAAATATCTCATGTTAACACAAAGCTATGGAGAAGTAAAGTATACGACAATCGAGCATTGGAAGAAGAAGTAG